A genomic segment from Saimiri boliviensis isolate mSaiBol1 chromosome 14, mSaiBol1.pri, whole genome shotgun sequence encodes:
- the BORCS8 gene encoding BLOC-1-related complex subunit 8: MEEPEMQLKGKKVTDKFTESVYVLANEPSVALYRLQEHVRRSLPELAQHKADMQRWEEQSQGAIYTVEYACSAVKNLVDSSVYFRSVEGLLKQAISIRDHMNASAQGHSPEEPPPPSSA; encoded by the exons ATGGAGGAACCGGAGATGCAGCTGAAGGGGAAGAAAG TCACGGACAAGTTCACTGAGAGCGTCTACGTCCTGGCCAACGAGCCGTCCGTGGCCCTGTACCGGCTGCAGGAGCACGTTCGCCGCTCCCTCCCCGAGCTGGCCCAGCACAAG GCAGATATGCAGCGTTGGGAGGAGCAGAGCCAGGGAGCCATCTACACTGTGGAGTACGCCTGCAG CGCCGTGAAGAACCTGGTGGACAGCAGCGTCTACTTCCGCAGCGTGGAGGGTCTGCTCAAACAGGCCATCAGCATCCGGGACCATATGAATGCCAGTGCCCAGGGCCACAG CCCCGAGGAACCACCCCCGCCCTCCTCAGCCTGA